One genomic segment of Candidatus Eremiobacteraceae bacterium includes these proteins:
- a CDS encoding ferritin-like domain-containing protein gives MPSSNGQTTISRAGLAELLNEDLSREYQAIIGYVVYSQVLKGAAYMSIAAQLEEHAKQELEHALIISRQIDYLGAMPTVTPKPVRTSESAEQMLRFDLENENETIRNYRERVRQCEELGEFAMAEQIRAILVNEQDHQIDLATALGEDAPDLTRPTKKAKR, from the coding sequence ATGCCATCTTCGAACGGCCAAACAACCATCTCGCGAGCCGGGCTCGCTGAGCTGTTGAACGAAGACCTTTCGCGCGAATACCAAGCGATAATCGGCTACGTCGTCTACTCGCAGGTGCTCAAAGGTGCCGCGTACATGAGCATCGCCGCGCAGCTCGAAGAGCACGCGAAGCAAGAGCTCGAACACGCGCTCATCATCTCGCGTCAGATCGACTATCTTGGTGCGATGCCGACGGTCACGCCGAAGCCCGTTCGCACGTCCGAATCCGCCGAGCAGATGCTCCGCTTCGATCTTGAGAACGAGAACGAGACGATCCGCAACTATCGTGAGCGCGTCCGGCAATGCGAGGAGCTCGGCGAGTTCGCGATGGCCGAGCAGATCCGCGCGATCCTCGTCAACGAGCAAGACCATCAGATCGATCTAGCGACGGCGCTCGGCGAAGACGCACCCGATCTGACTCGGCCCACGAAGAAAGCGAAGCGCTAG